One stretch of Melospiza georgiana isolate bMelGeo1 chromosome 28, bMelGeo1.pri, whole genome shotgun sequence DNA includes these proteins:
- the LOC131094119 gene encoding keratin, type I cytoskeletal 14-like: MSCSIKRTSSTSYRSGGGGGGACGGSGGRSSSVSCRRYASSVIGGGSYGGGLSMGSMGGMGSMGGMGSMAGGFGGGFAGSCGPSGDLLLSGNEKVTMQNLNDRLASYLDKVRMLEEENAQLEHHIREWYRKQAPSVSKDYSSYYQTIEQLQNQIISATVDNNRMLLDIDNSKMTADDFRMKYENELVIRQTVEADINGLRNLMDDLTLVRSSLESELESLKDELIALKRNHEEEMRQLQSQTGGDVSVEVNAAPGQDLTKILNDLRDEYEQIIEKNRREVEQWYEVKIQEVNQQVTSSSQDIQTSSHQLSELRREMQNLEIELQAQLSTKSSLENSLAETESRYGFLMQQIQVQVNSVEEELASIRCEMEGQSQEYKMLLGIKTRLEQEIQQYRALLNEGQQDLVASQGAFQGGGKSSQSYSASFSHSQCGEMSGQSRVC, encoded by the exons ATGAGCTGCAGCATCAAGAGAACGTCCAGCACCTCGTACCGCAGCGGAGGAGGAGGTGGCGGTGCCTGCgggggcagcggcggccgcAGCTCCTCCGTGTCCTGCCGGCGCTACGCCTCCTCCGTCATCGGCGGGGGCAGCTACGGCGGCGGCCTCAGCATGGGCAGCATGGGCGGCATGGGCAGCATGGGCGGCATGGGCAGCATGGCCGGGGGCTTTGGCGGGGGCTTTGCGGGCAGCTGCGGCCCCAGCGGGGACCTGCTGCTCAGCGGCAATGAGAAGGTCACCATGCAGAACCTCAACGACCGCCTGGCCTCTTACCTGGACAAGGTGCGGATGCTGGAGGAAGAGAACGCTCAGCTTGAGCACCACATCCGGGAGTGGTACAGGAAACAAGCGCCCAGCGTTTCCAAGGACTACAGCTCCTACTACCAGACCATCGAACAACTCCAGAATCAG ATTATTTCTGCCACTGTGGACAACAACAGAATGCTTCTGGACATTGATAACAGCAAGATGACTGCTGATGACTTCAGAATGAA gtaCGAGAATGAGCTGGTCATCCGTCAGACCGTGGAGGCTGACATCAATGGCCTGAGAAATCTCATGGATGACCTGACTCTGGTTAGATCTTCACTGGAATCTGAGCTGGAGTCCTTGAAGGATGAGCTGATTGCTCTCAAGAGAAACCATGAGGAG GAAATGAGGCAGCTCCAGTCCCAAACTGGTGGCGATGTCAGCGTGGAGGTCAATGCTGCCCCTGGACAAGACTTGACAAAGATCCTGAATGACCTGAGAGATGAATATGAGCAGATCATTGAGAAGAACCGCAGGGAGGTGGAGCAGTGGTATGAAGTCAAG ATCCAAGAAGTCAACCAGCAGGTCACTTCCAGCAGCCAGGACATCCAGACCAGCAGCCACCAGCTGAGCGAGCTGAGGCGCGAGATGCAGAACCTGGAGATCgaactgcaggcacagctcagcacg AAAAGCTCTCTGGAAAACTCCCTGGCAGAAACCGAGTCTCGCTACGGATTCTTGATGCAGCAAATCCAGGTGCAGGTCAACTCCGTGGAGGAGGAGCTGGCCAGCATCCGCTGTGAGATGgaggggcagagccaggagtACAAGATGCTCCTGGGGATAAAAACTCGTCTGGAGCAGGAGATCCAGCAGTACCGGGCACTGCTGAATGAGGGGCAG